The Pseudomonas sp. G2-4 genome window below encodes:
- the soxG gene encoding sarcosine oxidase subunit gamma family protein, which translates to MTAVNVYQQRPTTGAKAESSLHHADLASLVGKGRKNAGVTVREKKLLGHLTIRGDGHDPAFAAGVHKALGLELPGALAVIVKGETSLQWLGPDEWLLVVPSGEEFAAEKKLREALGDLHIQIVNVSGGQQLLELSGPNVRDVLMKSTSYDVHPSNFPVGKAVGTVFAKSQLVIRHTGEDTWELVIRRSFSDYWWLWLQDAAAEYGLSVQA; encoded by the coding sequence ATGACCGCAGTCAACGTGTACCAACAACGCCCAACCACCGGGGCCAAGGCCGAGTCGTCGCTGCACCATGCCGACCTCGCCAGCCTGGTAGGCAAGGGCCGCAAGAACGCCGGTGTGACCGTGCGCGAGAAAAAACTCCTGGGCCACCTGACCATTCGTGGCGATGGCCACGACCCGGCGTTCGCCGCCGGCGTGCACAAGGCCCTGGGCCTGGAATTGCCGGGTGCACTGGCCGTCATCGTCAAGGGTGAAACCAGCCTGCAATGGCTCGGCCCGGACGAGTGGCTGCTGGTGGTGCCGAGCGGTGAAGAGTTCGCCGCCGAGAAAAAATTGCGCGAAGCCCTGGGCGACCTGCACATCCAGATCGTCAACGTCAGCGGCGGCCAGCAGCTCCTCGAGCTGTCCGGCCCGAACGTGCGCGACGTACTGATGAAATCCACCAGCTACGATGTACACCCTAGCAACTTCCCGGTGGGCAAGGCCGTGGGCACGGTGTTCGCCAAGTCGCAACTGGTGATCCGCCACACTGGCGAAGACACCTGGGAACTGGTGATCCGCCGCAGTTTCTCCGATTACTGGTGGCTGTGGTTGCAGGATGCGGCGGCTGAGTATGGGTTGAGCGTGCAGGCCTGA
- the purU gene encoding formyltetrahydrofolate deformylase, with translation MSRAPDTWILTADCPSVLGTVDAVTRFLFEQGCYVTEHHSFDDRLSGRFFIRVEFRQPDGFDEQNFRAGLAERAEAFGMVFELTAPNYRPKVVIMVSKADHCLNDLLYRQRIGQLSMDVVAVVSNHPDLKPLADWHQIPYYHFPLDPNDKPSQERQVWQVIEDTGAELVILARYMQVLSPELCRKLDGKAINIHHSLLPGFKGAKPYHQAYNKGVKLVGATAHYINNDLDEGPIIAQGVEVVDHSHYPEDLIAKGRDIEGLTLARAVGYHIERRVFLNANRTVVL, from the coding sequence ATGAGTCGCGCCCCAGACACATGGATCCTCACCGCCGACTGCCCCAGCGTGCTCGGCACGGTGGACGCGGTGACCCGCTTTCTGTTCGAGCAGGGCTGCTACGTCACTGAGCACCACTCCTTCGACGACCGGCTCTCGGGGCGCTTTTTCATTCGCGTGGAATTTCGCCAGCCGGATGGCTTTGACGAGCAAAACTTTCGCGCCGGCCTGGCCGAACGTGCCGAAGCCTTCGGCATGGTCTTCGAACTGACCGCACCCAACTACCGGCCCAAAGTCGTGATCATGGTGTCCAAGGCCGATCACTGCCTCAACGACTTGCTCTACCGCCAGCGCATCGGCCAGTTGTCCATGGACGTGGTGGCCGTGGTGTCCAACCACCCGGACCTCAAGCCGTTGGCCGACTGGCACCAGATTCCCTACTACCATTTCCCCCTGGACCCGAACGACAAGCCCTCCCAGGAGCGGCAGGTGTGGCAGGTGATCGAAGACACCGGCGCCGAGCTGGTGATTCTCGCCCGCTACATGCAAGTGCTGTCGCCGGAGTTGTGCCGCAAGCTCGATGGCAAGGCGATCAACATCCATCACTCGCTGCTGCCGGGCTTCAAGGGCGCCAAGCCGTATCACCAGGCCTACAACAAGGGCGTGAAACTGGTTGGCGCGACGGCGCACTACATCAACAACGACCTGGACGAAGGCCCGATCATCGCCCAGGGCGTGGAAGTGGTGGACCACAGCCACTATCCCGAAGACCTGATCGCCAAGGGGCGGGATATCGAAGGGCTGACTTTGGCCCGGGCGGTGGGGTATCACATCGAGCGAAGAGTGTTTCTCAACGCCAACCGCACTGTCGTTCTTTAG
- the fdhA gene encoding formaldehyde dehydrogenase, glutathione-independent, whose protein sequence is MSGNRGVVYLGNGKVEVQKIDYPKMQDPRGRKIEHGVILRVVSTNICGSDQHMVRGRTTAQTGLVLGHEITGEVIEKGSDVENLKIGDLVSVPFNVACGRCRSCKEQHTGVCLTVNPARAGGAYGYVDMGDWTGGQAEYVLVPYADFNLLKLPDRDKAMEKIRDLTCLSDILPTGYHGAVTAGVGPGSTVYIAGAGPVGLAAAASARLLGAAVVIIGDVNSVRLAHAKAQGFEIVDLSTDTPLHEQIAALLGEPEVDCAVDCVGFEARGHGHDGVKHEAPATVLNSLMGVVRVAGKIGIPGLYVTEDPGAVDAAAKMGSLSIRFGLGWAKSHSFHTGQTPVMKYNRQLMQAIMWDRINIAEIVGVQVISLDDAPKGYGEFDAGVPKKFVIDPHKLFSAA, encoded by the coding sequence ATGTCTGGTAATCGTGGTGTCGTGTATCTCGGCAACGGTAAGGTCGAAGTACAGAAAATCGACTATCCAAAAATGCAGGACCCGCGCGGCAGGAAGATTGAGCACGGTGTCATCCTGCGCGTGGTCTCCACCAACATCTGCGGCTCCGACCAGCACATGGTGCGCGGCCGTACCACGGCTCAGACCGGTCTGGTCCTGGGTCACGAAATCACCGGTGAAGTGATCGAAAAAGGCAGCGATGTCGAGAACCTGAAAATCGGTGATCTGGTGTCGGTGCCGTTCAACGTGGCTTGCGGGCGCTGCCGTTCCTGCAAAGAGCAACACACCGGCGTCTGCCTGACCGTCAACCCGGCCCGTGCCGGCGGTGCCTACGGTTACGTGGACATGGGCGACTGGACCGGCGGCCAAGCCGAATACGTGCTGGTGCCGTACGCTGACTTCAACCTGCTGAAACTGCCGGACCGCGACAAGGCCATGGAGAAAATCCGTGACCTGACCTGCCTGTCCGACATCCTGCCGACCGGCTACCACGGCGCCGTTACCGCCGGTGTTGGCCCTGGCAGCACCGTCTACATCGCCGGTGCCGGCCCGGTTGGCCTGGCGGCCGCCGCTTCCGCACGCCTGTTGGGCGCTGCGGTGGTGATCATCGGTGACGTCAACTCAGTCCGCTTGGCCCATGCCAAGGCCCAGGGCTTCGAAATCGTCGACCTGTCTACCGACACCCCGCTGCACGAGCAAATCGCTGCACTGCTGGGCGAACCAGAAGTGGATTGTGCCGTTGACTGTGTCGGCTTCGAAGCCCGTGGTCACGGCCATGACGGCGTCAAGCACGAGGCCCCGGCCACCGTGCTCAACTCGTTGATGGGCGTGGTCCGTGTCGCCGGCAAGATCGGCATCCCCGGCCTCTACGTCACCGAAGACCCGGGCGCAGTCGATGCCGCGGCAAAAATGGGCAGCCTGAGCATCCGCTTCGGCCTCGGCTGGGCCAAATCCCACAGCTTCCACACCGGCCAGACCCCGGTGATGAAGTACAACCGCCAGTTGATGCAGGCGATCATGTGGGACCGCATCAACATTGCCGAAATCGTTGGCGTGCAGGTGATCAGCCTGGATGATGCGCCGAAGGGGTATGGCGAATTCGATGCGGGTGTGCCGAAGAAGTTTGTGATTGATCCGCATAAGTTGTTTAGTGCGGCGTGA
- a CDS encoding RHS repeat-associated core domain-containing protein, translated as MPVERANLLCQYSYDPLDRLVDCTPTAQAKSQRFYLKDRLFTEIQGSAQCSIYQQDDQLLALQQRHNGALDITLLTTDLQRSVLHALNATGPHPLAYTPYGHRVPENGLLSPLGFNGERPDPVTGHYLLGNGYRAFNPVLMRFNSPDSWSPFGEGGLNTYGYCMGNPINRNDPTGHIPFRLWGDAIYRFFVRHIDNLSGIKRSPVKNYRRIADGVAIFDETENPNRLNIDAHGGRPVDGKYPYIEADGKQITPNQLYFRLKNRVDLNKYDSIRLIACYSADGEKPFGLTLSELTGKPVKAFSGGVRYGPVQTPRNDLPNGAVDETVKEYMIGKNRKLGRLLSHYHPKKYTDIRKA; from the coding sequence ATGCCAGTCGAACGCGCAAACCTGCTCTGCCAATACAGCTACGACCCTTTGGATCGGCTGGTCGATTGCACACCAACAGCCCAGGCAAAATCCCAGCGCTTCTATTTGAAGGATCGCCTGTTTACCGAAATCCAAGGCTCGGCGCAGTGCTCCATTTACCAGCAGGATGACCAGCTCCTGGCGCTACAACAAAGACACAACGGCGCCCTAGACATCACGTTATTAACCACCGATCTGCAACGCTCGGTATTACACGCGCTCAATGCAACGGGCCCTCACCCCCTCGCCTACACACCTTACGGTCACCGTGTCCCGGAAAACGGTCTACTCAGCCCGCTCGGCTTCAACGGCGAACGGCCGGACCCGGTGACTGGGCATTACTTGTTGGGTAATGGCTATAGGGCGTTCAACCCAGTATTAATGCGCTTTAACAGTCCGGACAGTTGGAGTCCCTTTGGGGAGGGTGGATTGAATACATATGGGTACTGTATGGGGAACCCGATAAATAGAAATGACCCGACAGGTCATATACCATTCAGGTTATGGGGTGATGCAATATACCGCTTTTTCGTACGCCACATCGATAACCTATCTGGGATCAAGAGAAGCCCCGTCAAAAATTACAGGAGGATCGCCGACGGAGTTGCTATATTCGATGAAACCGAGAACCCAAACCGATTGAATATAGACGCTCATGGCGGGCGGCCCGTGGACGGAAAATATCCGTACATTGAAGCAGATGGCAAACAAATAACCCCTAACCAATTATATTTTAGGCTTAAAAACAGGGTTGACCTTAATAAGTACGACAGCATCCGATTAATAGCCTGCTACTCAGCCGATGGCGAAAAACCGTTCGGCTTGACGCTTTCGGAGCTGACCGGAAAACCCGTAAAAGCATTCTCGGGCGGTGTACGTTATGGGCCAGTCCAGACGCCAAGAAATGATCTACCCAATGGGGCTGTTGACGAGACAGTGAAGGAATACATGATAGGCAAAAACCGTAAACTTGGCCGTTTACTTTCCCACTATCACCCGAAAAAATATACGGACATTAGAAAAGCTTAG
- a CDS encoding RHS repeat-associated core domain-containing protein, whose amino-acid sequence MSANLETLLCRYHYDPLDRLANCSPSTQTNTQRFYLQKRLTCELQGSIARSIFQQADQLLAQQQRQNGAVETTLLTTDQQRSVLHALNATQPYALVYTPYGHRPPENGLLSLLGFNGERSDPVTGHYLLGNGYRAFNPVLMRFNSPDTLSPFGEGGLNTYVYCAADPVNRNDPTGHVWRSLMKLYRFRTPSTPRPMDIIGSSEKLGQNIPIKQNSMDLPERISYVKNPRTQTNHSERSTQRWIAAKSETPHRTNRKDIQNWIESGTNIPDKELENSTPLPLKLSDEVHLLKYRERRALAHAGRKVNSNIRTYLPMYRRGPIRFDLEALRTYYINRYPLEPSDIRR is encoded by the coding sequence ATGTCTGCTAACCTTGAAACACTGCTCTGTCGCTACCATTACGACCCATTGGATCGTCTGGCCAACTGCTCACCGTCGACCCAGACCAATACCCAGCGCTTTTATCTGCAAAAGCGCCTGACCTGCGAGCTACAAGGTTCTATAGCGCGCTCGATTTTCCAGCAGGCCGATCAACTCCTAGCGCAACAACAGCGCCAGAACGGCGCCGTCGAAACCACTTTGCTTACCACCGATCAACAACGCTCGGTATTGCACGCGCTCAATGCAACGCAGCCTTATGCTCTTGTCTATACGCCTTACGGCCACCGCCCGCCGGAAAACGGTTTGCTTAGCTTGCTCGGCTTCAATGGCGAACGGTCGGACCCGGTGACGGGTCACTATTTGCTGGGTAATGGTTATCGGGCATTCAACCCGGTGTTGATGCGGTTCAACAGCCCCGACACTTTGAGTCCTTTTGGAGAGGGAGGGTTGAATACGTATGTGTACTGCGCAGCAGATCCGGTGAATCGGAACGACCCGACGGGCCATGTTTGGCGCTCACTCATGAAGCTATACAGGTTCAGGACCCCATCGACTCCTCGCCCAATGGATATAATAGGAAGCTCCGAAAAACTTGGCCAGAACATCCCGATAAAACAAAACTCCATGGATTTACCTGAGCGCATTTCTTACGTAAAAAACCCAAGAACTCAAACAAACCACAGTGAAAGAAGCACTCAACGGTGGATTGCCGCAAAATCCGAAACGCCACACAGAACAAATCGCAAAGACATTCAGAACTGGATCGAAAGCGGCACTAACATCCCAGACAAAGAGTTAGAAAACTCCACTCCACTACCACTTAAACTCAGCGACGAAGTACACCTATTAAAATATAGGGAGCGACGGGCATTGGCGCACGCCGGTAGAAAAGTCAATTCAAATATAAGAACCTACTTACCCATGTATCGCCGAGGACCAATTCGTTTTGACTTGGAGGCATTACGCACCTATTACATCAACAGATATCCTTTAGAGCCTTCAGACATTCGCAGATAA
- a CDS encoding cold shock domain-containing protein, protein MNDRIKGTVKWFNDAKGYGFISCGKGGEELFVHYSAISGEGYKTLKERQTVSFEIEQGSKGMQATKVTPE, encoded by the coding sequence ATGAACGACCGAATCAAGGGAACCGTTAAATGGTTCAACGATGCAAAGGGCTATGGCTTCATTTCCTGTGGCAAAGGTGGCGAAGAACTGTTCGTTCACTACTCGGCGATATCCGGCGAAGGTTATAAAACCTTGAAAGAGAGACAAACCGTCTCCTTTGAAATCGAGCAGGGAAGCAAGGGAATGCAGGCCACCAAAGTTACGCCGGAATAA
- a CDS encoding DUF3757 domain-containing protein, with protein MRNILTISGAGMLLLIIGHARAGEITCPAVTQIYTDTGSIEVQDDHEWESHSVVGVANPALLQFNGAEFAIHEPDADNQAPTRATITCKYGAINLTLEYLQVQEPTLLPWADNRCESSDIKTCRLISADDFRVSF; from the coding sequence ATGCGAAACATACTGACTATCAGCGGCGCCGGAATGCTCTTGCTGATCATCGGCCATGCCCGTGCCGGGGAAATAACCTGTCCTGCCGTCACGCAAATCTATACGGACACTGGTTCGATAGAAGTACAGGATGATCACGAATGGGAAAGCCACAGCGTCGTGGGAGTGGCCAACCCTGCGTTGTTGCAATTCAACGGTGCCGAGTTCGCCATCCATGAACCGGACGCAGATAACCAGGCCCCGACGAGGGCAACCATTACTTGCAAGTACGGTGCGATCAACCTGACCCTGGAATACCTTCAAGTCCAAGAGCCGACCCTGCTGCCGTGGGCGGACAATCGTTGCGAAAGCTCGGACATCAAAACCTGCAGGTTGATCAGTGCCGACGACTTTCGCGTCAGCTTTTGA
- a CDS encoding DUF2780 domain-containing protein, which produces MKVSRGFALSCLLTLAASPAFAQFSLSDAANVVSAMQGNQAEQGEGAVAAAPKAAGLLNTLGSELKITPEQAIGGAGAMLGLAKNRLSEPQFSELSKSVPGLDQIAGNSAIGGLNGLGGLLGGGSDKTSLLDGLLGNVKDTNDLNNAFSALGMDSGMIGQFAPLILEYLGQQGVGSSLLQNLGGIWEGGAGI; this is translated from the coding sequence ATGAAGGTTTCACGCGGTTTTGCCCTGTCTTGCCTGTTGACGCTGGCCGCCAGCCCGGCCTTCGCGCAGTTCAGCCTCAGTGATGCGGCCAATGTGGTGTCGGCGATGCAGGGCAATCAGGCTGAACAGGGGGAGGGCGCCGTGGCTGCCGCCCCGAAAGCCGCCGGGCTGCTCAACACCCTGGGCTCGGAACTCAAGATCACGCCGGAACAGGCCATCGGCGGTGCCGGTGCGATGCTGGGGCTGGCGAAGAATCGGCTCAGTGAGCCGCAGTTTTCCGAGTTGAGTAAAAGTGTGCCGGGTCTTGATCAGATCGCTGGTAACAGTGCCATTGGCGGGCTTAATGGTTTGGGTGGCTTGCTTGGTGGTGGATCGGATAAAACTTCCTTGCTCGACGGCTTGCTGGGGAACGTCAAGGACACCAATGACTTGAATAACGCCTTCAGTGCGCTGGGTATGGACAGTGGGATGATTGGGCAGTTTGCTCCGCTGATTCTTGAGTATCTTGGGCAGCAGGGTGTGGGAAGTTCATTGTTGCAGAATTTGGGCGGTATCTGGGAAGGTGGCGCGGGTATTTGA